The Sesamum indicum cultivar Zhongzhi No. 13 linkage group LG9, S_indicum_v1.0, whole genome shotgun sequence genome segment TCTTTTGGtggatgaagatgaaaagCATGCAGAGAATAAATGTTGTATTGATGATGTTAGTTCAGTCCTCGAGGGTTCTAACAAAGATGGTCAGAGAAATGATGTTGCAAAAGTTGAACAGGAGACCGGAACAGTTCCGCAGGCTAGTTTGGCACCTGATCCTACTGAAAACCCCGCGGCATTAGTTGCTGTGTCCTCTGTTGATGGAGACCAGCAAATAAATCATAACCCAGAGGTTGTTGTGCCTTCAAAATCCACTTTAGCTTCTGATTTTACGGAACTTAGTAATGGCAAAATCTGCTGCACATTGAACACTGAGGACACTGAAATTCCATGCAATGATGATATATTCTTGCTTATCCATCCTTCCACGTCATTTGGTTATTCTGCAACACAACCAGTCACCACGGTTTCTAAAAATGCATGTGCTGCCGCTCACGAGAAGGATAATGCCCAAGCTGTAAACTTGTCAATGAAAGCAAAAGATTCCACCAAAGTTCTTGGGTGGCCCCAGAAGGTGGGAATGCATAGTTTGCCAGAATCGCGGTCAGTGCACCCACTTGTTGGCGGTGCATCCAAAACTGAAATTCATGACTCCACCCCTCAGGCCCTTCTTCCTGGATTTGTCAACACAACCATCGGAGATTCCAGTAAAGGAAGATCGCTTTATGCAATTGCAAAAGTATCCAGTGATAGTCTGGCTGATAAAGAAGTTCAGGGAGTTGATATGAAGGTTGTTTGTTTCacattctttttcctttattgATTTCTTATCTAGTCTAGCTTACATGAGGATGTTATCACAATACCTATGTTTTGTAAACAGGTTAGAGACAACCCAACAACAGTTACTGAGACTATGCGATCCACGGAAACAGGTTTTGCAAGAACCCCCCTTCCAGAATCAGCAGCCGATTCCTCAGTATCAGATCCTGAGGAATCTcttattgatgatgatgtgccTTATTTTTCTGATGTAGAAGCTATGGTATAACTCCAGAACCTCGTGGACTTGAATCTTATCTATATTGACGTTCTGGCTTTTGATCGTGCAATTATTTCCTTGCAGATACTTGATATGGACTTAGATCCATATGATCAAGACTCCCACATTAGCAGGCAAGGTAATGTAACTAATGGGTACAGTTTTAAGTTGGTAAAAATTGGTTCTGTGTGTTCTTCATTCTCCAGTTGCTACTTCAATCGTGGAAGActtttagaataaattttgAGTGCAAATATTTACACTAGTACTCTTATCTTctcactattattattttttttcatgtaagATTCTTGTATCATTTACGAATATTAGAAAACATCTGGAATAACTCTTGATTTTGACATGCACAAACTAAAGATAATTCTGTACTTATATGTTATGATGGTCACGCATTTACCTAGTAATTGAGGCTGCACCATGTCTGAAATCCGATTCACCATTACTACTGTAATGACTAATATGTATTCATGGATGATATTGTGCTCTATTTTGATCGAAGAAAAAATGCATGCTTTATTGctgtttcaaaatttgataataattggTTTAGTTGGGTGTCTTTACTATTCAGTTCCTAGTTATCAGTACGATGACACTAAGAGAACAATCATAAGGTTGGAACAAGGTGCTCGTTCCTGCTTGCAAAGGGCCATGACATCTCAAGGAGCTCTAGCTATCTTATATGGCCGCCATTTGAGGCATTACATCAGGAAGCCTGAGGTACTCTGTTCAAAGCTTCCTGCTAATATTTCTCTCTTTTGTAGTTGAAGGGAAATAGACAAGGAAACAGTAGGTCCCTTATGTTTGTTATTTCTTCCCATTTGCATGTTCATGCTTCAGAACCACCTATTCTGGAAAAGATTGCTGATTGTTTTCTCTTACAAGATGCATGGATGATCTACATCAAATTCAACAATAAGCATGAAGGATTTTACTCCTActcaaaagttaaaaagtatGTAGTACATATAAGCTCCTGAACGAATAGCTGCTTTGAATATATAGGCAACTAACAGTTGTGTATTTCAATGGTATGAAGATATgttttaaatcttttaatgCTTCTTTGTGACATATGTGTGCACTATGGCACTTCTGGAGGTCTCACAAACATTTCGCAAATGGACCTACACGTCTGCCAAAGAAGTACTTGTAGAGATATACATGGTCCTCCGATAATGCACGATAATATggatatcaatttttatcatGTAACAGTGCAAGTGCTTGAACTTATTTGTGCCCAACAATTCTTTCTGATTGAAGAAGTtacaatgaaaaattatctttcCGCATTTgttttcatatgtatataacAAGATTTTTTTGTGAAGGAAGTTGCTTGCAACATATTGATCTAAACTTTACTTATGGGTCATGTTTTGAACAGCAAACACATCATTCAGCTATAGAGGCTCTTAAAATATCTGGTTTAATGTTGCGTTGCCACCTTTTCGTGTGCCAGCAATTTCTGAAAATCAATAATCTAGACAGTTTGGTTCTCTCTTTTGATATCTGAAGAATACAAATGCTTCGTTGATCTCATAAGGCTCTTAAATTGATGGACTACAGTGCCTTCCTGTTTACTTGTCCgtcttttatgaaaaatagtaCTTAGAGACAGTCAAAATTCTTCAATAAAAGGGTTGCAACTGTTCTCTGTGATGCTACTAGAAtggtattttgatttataatttcacatttggGTTTTGTCTCCTTAATGCCTTGTCTTTGTGCTTTCTGAGTTGTCTGCAACTtgttatatacattttatggTCCAACTGTTCCTTACTGTGACTGAGTGtgtgttatttattataaaaatctaATACTGTTGCTTGCTTAATTAACTTTCCTTTGCAGGTTTTACTTGGAAGATCAACTGATGATGTTGATGTTGACATTGATCTAAGAAAAGAAGGACGAGCTAATAAAATATCTAGGCGGCaggtattattatgcttttcgTTCTTCAAATTTGGGACCTGCAGATGAATGAAGTTGTGTCTGTGAGTCTTATTAACGAGTTATTCACTAAAATCATGTGTAGAATGAGGCACATCTTTAGTTGGTAGAGATCCAATGAGAAGTTATATCTTAAACTTTTTGCCATTACGGCAATAAGTTTAAGTTATTTGGTGTGTAAAGAAGCAACTTATCAGAACGATGTGCTTCCTAACTAGTGACTCTTCAACATCATGCCGTTACTACCAATCTTCTTGTtaataatttggttataacTTGTTTGGGTTCCTTGTTTCAATAAGTTAGCTTGGTTTAACTCTATAGTCCACGGAcactccaaaaaattatttggtgtAGTGTCGACAAGGACACGCCTCGGACACGTGTTGAACATAGCAATCGCGTGTCcgagaataaaaagaaaaaaaaggaaaagaaaaaggacacGGTGTCAGGCAGGCGTGTCCGACAcgtttagggttttttttaaaataatttcaaaaagttttgggttgtctttaaaaaaaagagttttgtgcttaataaaaaagaaaaaggacaatTCAATACACTCAAATTAGATGTTTtaggggaaaagaaaattagaagtTTTAcgatgaaattactaaaattcgAGAGATCGTCAtgataatttaactaatttgatgattataactttttcattgcgtactttttaaataaactaattatgtctatttttaagccacatttggttaaaaatttagatgtaagACATGCCTATTTTACGCTTTaccttgataatttttcatgttgcatattttaatttatgagaattgagaatatatataattaaaaaaaatattatatatagccgTGTTGtgtcgtaattttttttgttgccgTTTCTGTATCGTATCGTGACTGTATCTCTGTGCCCATGTCCATGCATCATAGGTTTAACTTAAGCAATCAAGCTAGTGTTGTTTTGTTTACCAAACTTGTATCCATGccttaatttcctttttcttttttggcgGTTACTCTATGgtttatttaagaaaagttGGATGGTGGAGCTGTGTTGATTGAATAGGTTGCTCATACAGAAAGTATATGGTTATTTTTTGTTGGCTTGTGACGACAATTTCTCTTTTGATAATTGCTCTATGGCGGGGGCACAGCACTGGACAGACAATATTTAGTGCTTGCATAGCTATATCGTTTAAAAACTTGTGCTTCACTATTACTACAAGCTATAGCATTAAACATAGAGATAGGTGGTTAGTTTTGCAATTGGTATCAGAGCTAAGATCAAAGGTTTGATTCTGATGAGTAATTGTTGGGGTGTGCAAAAGCAATAACCCTTGTGGAATCCCTGGGGAAAGGGGCCAGTGGCAACAACTGATCTTGTGGCAGAGTCACCATCCAAACGTAGTGGTTGGACTATTGTAGGGatcaaatactttatttttctttttcgggGGGTGCGGTGGGGTTGTGGGTGGAAGTGTAACATTTGCCTTGGATTCTTTGCATATTTAGGGTGCGTAGAGTTATGATCTTCAGAGTAATGATGGTTGTCCCTTTATTACACAATTAAGCATTCTTATGTATTTAACTTACAGGGCACcatttattgttgttttggATGTATTGCAATCTCAACTGGCATTTCCATTTATATCTGCTTAGGCTATCATCAAGATGGAAGCTGATGGATCTTTCTTTATAAGAAATCTTGGTAAGAGTTCACTATCAGTGAATGGCACAACAGTAGCAACTGGGCAGTTGCTGAACCTTAGTTCCAGTTGTTTGATTGAGGTATATCTGTTGATTCAACTTACATTTCCACAGTTTACAAACTGGATATGGGACTATGTGAAATTGGACGCCTCACTTGCGAATATTGCCATCAGGCTCTTGTGAAGAAACTTTCAGAAACCTCCTCATTTGCTTAGAATTACCTGAAAGCACATTAATAAATAGCATCTGTAGTATGCTGttgtcattaatttattttcactgCTAATTGAGGCTTAATGTTCATTTTAACTTACTATCCTGTAATcttataaagagaaaaaggagacCGCTATTCTGCAAGACGTGAAGTCTCGACTgagaaaatacaaaagtttTGACTGCGGATATGCTATGTAATTGACTTTTTGAGCTCTGCTATGTgaataattcttgaaaatggtaatttttttgtagataaAGGGAATGAGTTTTGTGTTTGAGATCAACCAAGGATATGTGAGGAAGCACTTGGGTAGTTTTTGTGTGAGAAACAAAGGAAAGACGGGCAAGTCTGACTGGTCGGCTGAGGACGAATCATGAGCTTGTGAGTGCTGCTAAACAAGGTCGGTTCCTTATAACCCTTTACTGGATACGTCGAGCCTGTGCATGTATAAGTTAAGTTGCTTCGCTTTACGATGTGTAAATGTAGATATTAGCTGGTTTTAGCGCATATATGCAATGATCTCTATATACCACGTACAGCTTCCTCTTGTTATATAGCATATCGATCTTGATGTACTATATCTGTAGTTTTACAGTACTAAAATTCGTcaggttctttttctttttctcaattcTCGATCGTTTCTGCAACAAATTACCATCTTAggtgttaaattttctgttgtaattaaattttctatagtCCACAATGATATCTTGgttaatttatcttaaaaagtAGATGAAAACCAAATAAAGATTGACGAATTAGATTAACTGTTGAACGACTATTAAAATCAAAGagcattaataattttttgagtagTGGAAGGTATtcgtaataatattaaatgtcAAGAGAGTTGGttataatgttatttattttatggtatGACAATGATTCTTGGCCATGTTTGTTTTTggaatttaaagaaatttatttatttattttccacaTTGTAGAAATGTGTAAATGATGTAGTGGGCAACCCCACTTTTAGatatttacttttagtttCTCATGAAAAAAAGCTTTTCATCACATGCTTGAGAATGACTAAACCAACATCCTTCACAAACTAAGACtacatttcaattttgaaaggatttcaaatcaacccatattaaagaaatattctACAAAATACAGTTTAAAAGAGAGTGGAAGTTGAAATCTTTTCTGATATGtaaatatccaaacaaatgctaaaaatttattacaaaaagaaaaaatcaaaatgtgtATTCTCCAATGTAAATATCACATTTCCCAATGTACACAATCCAAAAAGTAGAAGTCTTTCTAAActtttgattcttgaaaagtgttaaaaaaaagCAACATTTGTTCTTGGAAAAGGGATTTTTGCTGTGGGTATATTCTATAGgcttaaatacattttatacctattaattatgtattttatcttgtttacacctttaaaatataaaaggtaGTAAAAGCATCgctgacaaaataatttagtattgataagataaaaattcCTTCTCACTTacccttatactttttattctactttttaaaatatattttattgaaatatctcccccaaattatttttagtgatttaagaTTTTACTCacgttttattttaaaactaacatttataatttataatcttttataaattaaggaacacaaaaatatttataagctcaatatatacaaatatgttttataaaataaataaattatattaaacagTACATGTAAATATGTGTCACTACATAATgcgtataatattatagaaaaagtatgttatataatttataaattttattccatTATATatccacataataaaaatatatcaaattattaattaaaaaatatagaaaattgttaattatattatagatttgcatattttacaatatatgtatatatatgttcgatgtaatatcttaaaatcgtattgataatttattattaaaaaaagttcaacatatataacaacactgtaaaagttatataaattttttataaattttgaaaaaagatataagaattgtaatttatagagtttatacagattctatactcaatataaaaattctaatttttgggtatgtgtatttaaattaaaaaaaattataagatttcaGATTAAATTTAggagaataattataatagagATAGTTTAGAggtgtaaataataagggcattttgatcataaaaaaattaatgtatatcaTAAGGGgctattttgttatattttgtaGTTCAGGGgtataaatgcattttaaGCATAATTCAGAGgtgtaaaatgtatttaaccctattatatattaattggctatttatgtgaaataaaattaaaatattcctaCATATCCCACTTGTCTATTTCTTGAAGTAGAAACCAAGTCAAAAATGTCCCAGAAAATTTTGTGTTCATATTcccagaaatatatatatatatagtgtgagtgtgtgtaaGACAGATGGGGGTGTGgggggcggggggggggggtaatCATAGCATGATTACTTTGTTTGTGAAAAACAGGAGATTTTGGGAATTATCAATTCACTCTCTTCTCAAAgtttaaatagataaaatttagtgtaaATTCCAATGCACTTCCATAACATTTCtcatcattatattatttattgtttaaaaaattataaatattttttaatattaaaatcatcttataaatactttctcgTGACAATCTAttctaaaagtatttattagataattgttaattaaagaTCGTCtaataaatcattaattatttataattttttaaataataaaaaatatttataattatgacaaatatcaaaagatataattatttatttaattattacatttattaagCACCTACAACCAAACTTGAGATGATTTCCATTTGGGCCTACTAAGACATAATTGCATCACCTAATGATGGAAGGATTAATATGTGTCCTCACCAACATATAAATTAGGAATTTAGTTACACTTCTCCCCTttaagatttggtgtaattacacataaattttttataatatatttatttcggTATAACAATCAGACCCCTTCTTCAGTCAAACTCATCAAATTTGTCAATATTAACAAAAcagttgaataaaaatctatatttttcatcGATTAACTTATGAATGACTTATtgtagatcaaataaattttctttaaccAATCTACCCGTACACATCTTTGCACgataatgcatgtgaagagatgtattttcataattataagggtgttttgattaaaaaaaaagaaaggatttatttgactttCAATAAATGGGTAATAAATCAGTCGggagttaaaataaattttcacacccccacccccaccaccaccaaatGTGTTGCTTAAATTAGAGTTCATAAAAGGGTGTGAGTTGGCGTTATCCTCATTGTAATCaactctatttatatattgtttctATCCGTTACTGCTGacactatttttattaaataatatattattattatttatttatttatttattaatttttttgatgagagagagagagcactCTGCACACTGCACTTCCTCCTCTGTCACTGCAACTTccatcataatatattttattttccaattaaattaaaaatatttctttttttttttttttaaattacaactgCACTCTTTAAGTTGAGGTGAGTGGAATATTTATTCGGgggtatttgtataaattttgcCTCTAAATAAAGgatatagttgtaattataattataa includes the following:
- the LOC105171097 gene encoding uncharacterized protein LOC105171097 is translated as MATVPSVSIQWIPEDDLLLKNAVEAGASLEALAKGAVQFSRRYTLRELRERWYSLLYDPDISAQASAHIFELEISGISPAASKLNRSENNFTGNKEVSQKRKLESIRRKYYAMRKRFRSEFFSNSDLGFFEPNPHEFSGPGADFHKQVMLDGSPLGQNCMLGDNIPDHLGLQEEDLDILRHAFPETIRDIAVASGATNVSQAGCSNSFEDNRQNKIMGRYGFDENVTSSITEGRNLEVNIKNRKSALTLRKNSIHENPNDPPVGFEGRQQFSAPNSDGFSSFQTMVFASDQPHLRHWRGTQDVSASVPVSMSLQDTAQVAEDMIPNDVEGKESSSAVYAGEFADPDSLLNLSNEDEILLVDEDEKHAENKCCIDDVSSVLEGSNKDGQRNDVAKVEQETGTVPQASLAPDPTENPAALVAVSSVDGDQQINHNPEVVVPSKSTLASDFTELSNGKICCTLNTEDTEIPCNDDIFLLIHPSTSFGYSATQPVTTVSKNACAAAHEKDNAQAVNLSMKAKDSTKVLGWPQKVGMHSLPESRSVHPLVGGASKTEIHDSTPQALLPGFVNTTIGDSSKGRSLYAIAKVSSDSLADKEVQGVDMKVRDNPTTVTETMRSTETGFARTPLPESAADSSVSDPEESLIDDDVPYFSDVEAMILDMDLDPYDQDSHISRQVPSYQYDDTKRTIIRLEQGARSCLQRAMTSQGALAILYGRHLRHYIRKPEVLLGRSTDDVDVDIDLRKEGRANKISRRQAIIKMEADGSFFIRNLGKSSLSVNGTTVATGQLLNLSSSCLIEIKGMSFVFEINQGYVRKHLGSFCVRNKGKTGKSDWSAEDES